In the Adlercreutzia equolifaciens DSM 19450 genome, one interval contains:
- a CDS encoding pseudouridine synthase, translated as MAEMRLQKFLARAGVASRRHAEELIVAGRVTVNGARVTEMGVKVDPAADVVAVDGAPVALPEENATFLLHKPAGYVTTMSDPQGRPTVAALMADELLAHPGLFPVGRLDTDTTGLLLFTDDGQLGHGLLHPRRHVEKTYLALVEGVPDAGDVRRLREGVLLDDGPTLPAAVRVLEGADACRAAQLIGEGAGASGYRQRHGGKRGRDALAARGSYVEVRLREGRNRQVRRMLEAVGHPVIALHREAFGPLVLGDLPRGASRPLAEEEVARLKELAS; from the coding sequence GAGGAACTGATCGTGGCTGGTCGCGTGACCGTGAACGGCGCGCGAGTGACCGAGATGGGCGTAAAAGTTGATCCTGCTGCGGACGTGGTGGCCGTGGACGGTGCGCCCGTCGCGCTGCCCGAGGAGAACGCCACGTTCCTGCTGCACAAGCCCGCCGGCTACGTGACCACCATGAGCGATCCCCAGGGGCGCCCCACCGTGGCTGCGCTCATGGCCGACGAGCTGCTCGCCCATCCGGGGCTTTTCCCCGTGGGGCGGCTGGACACCGACACTACGGGGCTTCTGCTGTTCACCGACGACGGGCAGCTGGGCCATGGCCTTCTGCACCCGCGACGCCATGTGGAGAAGACGTATCTGGCCCTGGTGGAAGGGGTGCCCGACGCGGGCGACGTGCGGCGCTTGCGCGAAGGGGTTCTGCTGGATGACGGCCCCACGCTGCCGGCGGCCGTGCGCGTGCTCGAGGGCGCCGACGCCTGCCGGGCCGCGCAGCTTATCGGCGAGGGGGCCGGAGCCAGCGGGTACCGCCAGCGCCACGGGGGCAAGCGCGGCCGCGACGCGCTGGCCGCCAGGGGATCTTACGTGGAAGTGCGCCTGCGCGAGGGCCGCAACCGCCAAGTGCGTCGCATGCTGGAAGCCGTGGGGCATCCGGTGATCGCCCTGCACCGCGAGGCCTTCGGCCCGCTCGTCCTGGGGGATCTGCCCCGGGGCGCCTCGCGTCCGCTCGCGGAAGAGGAAGTGGCGCGCCTCAAGGAGCTCGCGTCCTAG